One window of the Salvelinus fontinalis isolate EN_2023a chromosome 2, ASM2944872v1, whole genome shotgun sequence genome contains the following:
- the LOC129817239 gene encoding nuclear pore complex protein Nup98-Nup96-like isoform X2, with protein sequence MFNKSFGAPFGGGTGGFGTSSTFGQQNTGFGATTGGFGASAFGATNNTGGLFGATQNKPVVTANPQQIHTGAGRGGGLFGSSTFSQPVTSSTSSGFGFGTASGTSTSLFGSTNTGGGGGLFSQQSNAFGAAKPASFGTFGTSTASSGGLFGATNSNPFGGASASLFGASGFTQQAAQPGTTVKFNPATGSDTMVKGGVTTSINTKHQCITAMKEYENKSLEELRLEDYQAGRKGPTNPMAAPTGGLFGAAAAATPSTGAAGLFGSSATNTGFSFGQAKTNFGTSTGGFGAATGSLFGQQQQPQQAQQAASLFKPFGQATTTPNTGFSFGNTSTMGQPQQTSTMGGLFGSTAASQAGGLFGNTAQTTPATGFGTGTGLFGQTNTAFGNVGTQSLFGNKTAGFGATTTSASSFGTGTGLFGNKSALTLGTGTNPSNFGFGPTAAGGSLFGNKAAAGGLGTGLGAGFGAAVGTGQMSLFGTNKTLGSTLGTIGAFGPQGFSTGTSTLGFGAQQQPVALTDPNAAAAQQAVLQQQINALAYSPFGDSPLFRNPLSDPKKKEERLKPTNPAAQKALTTPTHYKLTPRPATRVRPKALTSSGSSKSQLFDGLDDDEPSLTNGAFMPRKSIKKLVLKNLNGSSLYSSPINRDTDDLASPPEYPLNGLSASVDEDDYVREVVEGGAEDDLEINKFYTKPSLQDTISELNTHRVGARGRNGLEVSSEDISLGEDSIQEEREEEVQEVPPHPAGIVLCRVGYYTIPAMDELSKMVDENGVCVVENFTVGRKGYGSVFFHGEVNVTGLNLDEIVHFRRKEVIVYPDDKNKPAEGEGLNRRAEVTLDGVWPNDKTTCTQIKSPERLSEMNYEGRLENASRKQGARFLEYRPETGSWVFEVAHFSKYGLQDSDEDEEVPLKVDPKKLKTATTLPPGLQQLSPSQQQVAPQAQSKAVLELLSRMSEVDSDMADITQDAPGESMLEEEGESGMGEEKGSRLGTVTPTEHNPVSASSQIASSLGINPHTLQIMKASLFAEDDDGDMFLEQGGMKSSLDRASPRILLPGTQGRPSIGGLLQTRFSGAGLFPQLPDVPFGGGLPGRLSMSRPSAVVPEPSRLSPWPSLGPSFLLPAPAAEATVRTVGARRLGGPVAPENSVTLGKGRLLMDAALFTGRSFRVGWGPGWTLVHCGDRLSGAGDKEQDQGDTGAGGFGFLPKHAKSKQLSDSPFKVVIEQVVGLEPRDSEESQAVYQRPLEIGLKHSTISTEGSCPFIQPQSGVAALHEYVEWITDLNQEAGAGDRVLAHWALVWTLCEALWGRLGTTEPGTSGYLQQLERRRSFSAWLSHSATQRIEEEVGLSQGGGHVEAIFSYLTGHRISDACRLAQKSGDHRLSLLLSQAVGSQYGRELLALQLGDWNRMQTDSFLQEERLRIFALLAGKPVWQSTDCVVNVCSELDWKRCVAVHLWYMLPPTASIADALAKYEAAFQGSAEGQKYACAPLPPYLDQSDRLDMEEEESKRPLYDICFHLLKLYSDRHYSLQELLDPLTVTWDRLDYRLSWHLWSVLQALHYTHLSPARQGLIHTSYAAQLESAGLWDMAIYVLLHISEDMLRERAVREMLQLHCPLLETEESAQKERFLTERLLIPEQWLHLAKATRARRETDRHREALHLYRAGHWNLCHRLVIQHLASDCIINDNHEYLLEFLEGLAVPERSAVIQDWDTAGRVYLDYIRVIQTLHAIQQMDSAGYKLERLHTEVTSLCSRIELLPCSTAKDRLAQSDMAKRVANILRVVLSLQQGGEGGEIPLSQLAPHIGRLPMPEDYALEELRSLTQSYLRQLIVS encoded by the exons ATGTTCAACAAGTCATTTGGTGCTCCTTTCGGGGGAGGGACCGGAGGATTTGGAACTTCATCCACGTTTGGACAACAAA ACACTGGCTTTGGGGCGACGACAGGTGGCTTCGGGGCCTCAGCATTTGGGGCGACCAACAACACTGGAGGACTCTTTGGGGCGACGCAAAATAAGCCAG TGGTGACAGCCAATCCTCAGCAAATCCACACTGGTGCAGGTAGAGGAG GTGGCCTGTTTGGTTCCAGTACGTTCAGCCAGCCCGTAACGTCGTCCACCAGTAGCGGCTTTGGGTTTGGCACGGCCAGCGGCACATCCACTAGCCTGTTCGGCAGCACCAACACGGGCGGCGGCGGAGGACTCTTCTCCCAGCAGAGCAATGCTTTCGGAGCCGCCAAACCAGCCTCCTTTGGCA CGTTTGGCACGAGCACGGCCAGCAGCGGGGGGCTGTTTGGGGCGACCAACTCCAACCCCTTTGGAGGGGCGTCTGCCTCCCTGTTCGGAGCTTCAGGGTTCACCCAGCAAGCCGCTCAGCCAGGCACCACTGTCAAGTTCAAC CCTGCAACGGGAAGTGACACCATGGTGAAAGGGGGTGTGACCACGAGCATTAACACCAAGCACCAGTGCATCACGGCCATGAAGGAGTATGAGAACAAATCACTGGAG GAGCTGAGGTTGGAGGACTACCAGGCAGGAAGGAAGGGCCCCACTAACCCCATGGCTGCACCGACGGGGGGTCTCTTTGGGGCTGCGGCCGCAGCCACCCCCAGTACGGGGGCTGCAGGGTTGTTTGGCTCCTCGGCCACCAACACAGGCTTCTCCTTCGGCCAGGCCAAAACCAACTTCGGCACCA GTACGGGTGGGTTTGGTGCAGCCACAGGCAGTCTGTTTGGCCAGCAGCAACAGCCCCAGCAGGCCCAGCAGGCAGCCAGCCTGTTCAAGCCCTTCGGTCAGGCCACAACCACACCCAACACAGGATTCTCCTTCGGCAACACCAGCACCATGGGCCAGCCCCAACAAACCAGCACCATG GGGGGTCTGTTTGGGAGCACCGCGGCGTCCCAGGCAGGGGGGTTGTTTGGAAACACAGCTCAGACCACACCAGCCACTGGCTTTGGGACAGGCACCGGGCTCTTCGGACAAACCAACACCGCCTTCGGGAACGTCGGCACACAG AGCTTGTTTGGTAATAAGACGGCAGGGTTTGGAGCCACCACCACCAGCGCGTCGTCGTTTGGCACAGGCACCGGACTCTTCGGAAACAAATCCGCCCTCACCCTCGGAACAGGCACCAACCCATCTAACTTCG GTTTTGGACCCACTGCTGCTGGCGGAAGCCTCTTTGGGAACAAGGCGGCAGCAGGAGGACTGGGGACTGGACTGGGAGCTGGCTTTGGAGCAG CGGTGGGCACTGGGCAGATGTCTCTGTTTGGGACTAACAAGACACTGGGTTCCACTCTGGGAACAATAGGAGCGTTCGGACCGCAGGGATTCAGCACAGGAACCAGCACTCTGGGCTTCGGAGCACAACAACAGCCTGTCG cgcTGACAGACCCTAACGCAGCGGCGGCCCAGCAGGCAGTGCTGCAGCAGCAGATCAATGCTCTGGCCTACTCCCCCTTTGGTGACTCCCCCCTCTTCAGAAACCCCCTCTCTGACCCCAAGAAAAAGGAGGAGCGTCTAAAGCCCACCAATCCGGCGGCCCAGAAGGCGTTGACCACGCCCACTCACTACAAGCTGACGCCGCGGCCTGCAACACGTGTGCGGCCCAAAGCTCTGACGTCTTCGGGCTCCTCCAAGTCTCAGCTGTTTGACGGGCTGGATGACGACGAGCCTTCTCTCACCAATGGAGCCTTCATGCCCAG GAAGAGCATCAAGAAGCTGGTGCTGAAGAACCTGAATGGCAGCAGCCTGTACAGCAGCCCAATCAACAGAGacacagatgacctggcctctccACCGGAGTACCCCCTCAACGGACTCAG TGCCAGTGTGGACGAGGATGATTATGtgagggaggtggtggagggaggggcCGAGGATGACCTGGAGATCAACAAGTTCTACACCAAGCCCAGCCTGCAGGACACCATCTCAGAGCTCAACACCCATAGGGTGGGGGCCAGGGGCAGGAATGGCCTGGAG GTGAGCAGCGAGGACATATCGCTGGGGGAGGACTCCATACAGGAGGAGCGAGAGGAGGAGGTGCAGGAGGTTCCCCCACATCCTGCAGGTATCGTTCTGTGCCGTGTGGGATACTATACCATCCCCGCCATGGACGAGCTGTCCAAGATGGTGGACGAGAACGGCGTGTGTGTGGTGGAGAACTTCACCGTGGGCAGAAAAG GTTACGGTTCAGTGTTTTTCCATGGCGAGGTGAATGTGACTGGGCTGAACCTGGATGAGATTGTTCACTTCAGACGCAAAGAGGTCATCGTCTACCCCGACGACAAGAACAAGCCTGCTGAGGGGGAGGGGCTCAACAG GCGAGCGGAGGTGACTCTGGATGGGGTGTGGCCTAATGATAAGACCACTTGTACTCAGATAAAGAGCCCTGAGCGTCTGTCTGAGATGAACTACGAGGGCCGCCTGGAGAACGCCTCACGCAAACAGGGCGCCCGCTTCCTTGAGTACCGCCCCGAGACCGGCTCCTGGGTGTTTGAA gtGGCCCACTTCTCTAAGTACGGCCTGCAGGACTCTGACGAGGATGAGGAAGTGCCTCTCAAAGTGGACCCCAAGAAGCTGAAGACGGCCACAACACTGCCCCCGGGGCTGCAGCAGCTTTCTCCCTCCCAGCAGCAGGTGGCGCCACAGGCTCAG TCCAAGGCTGTGCTGGAGCTGCTGAGTCGCATGTCTGAGGTGGACAGTGACATGGCCGACATTACCCAGGATGCCCCAGGGGAGAGCATgttggaagaggagggggagagcggCATGGGGGAGGAGAAGGGCAGTCGGCTGGGGACTGTGACCCCCACAGAACACAACCCTGTCTCTGCATCCAGTCAGATCGCCTCCTCGCTGGGAATCAACCCTCACACTCTCCAG ATCATGAAGGCATCTCTGTTtgctgaggatgatgatggtgacaTGTTCCTGGAGCAGGGAGGAATGAAGAGCTCTCTAGACAGGGCCTCCCCTCGCATCCTCCTGCCTGGCACCCAGGGCAGGCCCTCCA tcgGTGGTCTCCTGCAGACTCGTTTCAGCGGGGCAGGTCTCTTCCCTCAGCTCCCTGATGTGCCCTTTGGAGGGGGCCTTCCCGGGAGGCTGTCCATGTCTCGGCCGTCCGCGGTGGTTCCTGAGCCCTCGCGGCTCTCCCCCTGGCCCTCGCTGGGGCCCTCATTCCTGCTGCCGGCCCCAGCGGCAGAGGCCACTGTACGGACGGTGGGGGCTCGACGCCTGGGGGGCCCTGTGGCCCCAGAGAACTCAGTCACACTGGGGAAG GGCCGTCTGCTGATGGATGCAGCTCTGTTCACGGGCCGGTCGTTCCGGGTTGGCTGGGGTCCAGGCTGGACTCTGGTCCACTGTGGAGACAGGCTGAGTGGGGCTGGGGACAAGGAGCAGGACCAGGGAGACACAGGAGCTGGAGGTTTTGGATTTCTGCCTAAACATGCCAAGAGCAAACA ACTCTCAGACAGTCCGTTCAAGGTGGTGATCGAGCAGGTGGTTGGTCTGGAGCCGCGGGACAGTGAGGAGAGCCAGGCGGTGTACCAGCGGCCCCTGGAGATCGGCCTGAAGCacagcaccatcagtacagaggGGTCCTGCCCCTTCATCCAGCCCCAGAGTGGGGTGGCCGCCTTGCACGAGTACGTGGAGtggatcactgacctcaaccAGGAGGCTGGTGCCGGAGACA gggTCCTTGCTCACTGGGCTCTGGTGTGGACTCTGTGTGAGGCCTTGTGGGGTCGGCTGGGTACGACAGAACCTGGTACCAGCGGCTACCTGCAgcagctggagaggaggaggagcttcTCAGCCTGGCTGTCCCACAGCGCAACGCAGAGGATCGAGGAAGAGGTGGGCCTGAGCCAGGGGGGAGGACATGTGGAGGCCATCTTCAGCTACCTCACTGGACACCGCATCAGTGACGCCTGCAGGCTGGCTCAGAAGAGTG GGGACCACCGCCTCTCCCTGCTGCTGTCCCAGGCGGTGGGCTCTCAGTATGGCCGGGAGCTGCTGGCGCTGCAGCTTGGAGACTGGAACAGAATGCAAACGGACTCATTCCTGCAGGAGGAGAGGCTACGCATCTTCGCCCTGCTCGCCGGGAAACCT GTGTGGCAGTCTACAGACTGTGTGGTGAACGTGTGTTCAGAGCTGGACTGGAAGCGTTGTGTGgcggtccacctgtggtacatgcTGCCTCCCACCGCCTCCATCGCTGATGCCCTGGCCAAGTACGAAGCCGCCTTCCAGGGCTCTGCAGAGGGTCAGAAGTACGCCTGCGCCCCCCTGCCACCCTACCTTGACCAATCAGACCGGCTGGACATGGAGGAAGAAGAGTCTAAACGGCCACTCTACGACATCTGTTTCCACCTGCTCAAACTATACAGCGACAG ACACTACAGCCTGCAGGAGTTGTTGGACCCGCTGACGGTGACGTGGGACCGTCTGGACTACCGTCTGAGCTGGCACCTGTGGTCGGTCCTGCAGGCGCTGCACTACACACACCTGAGCCCCGCCCGACAGGGCCTCATACACACCAGCTACGCTGCCCAGCTGGAGAGCGCTGGCCTCTGGGACATGGCAATCTATGTACTGCTGCACATATCTGAGGACAT GCTCCGTGAGCGTGCGGTGAGGGAGATGCTCCAACTCCACTGCCCTCTGCTGGAGACGGAGGAGTCTGCCCAGAAAGAGCGCTTCCTCACAGAAAGACTACTGATCCCAGAACAGTGGCTCCACCTGGCCAAAGCTACTAGAgccagaagagagacagacagacacagagaggccCTGCACCTGTACAGAGCAGGCCACTGGAACCTCTGCCATAGGCTGGTCATACAACACCTAGCCTCAG ACTGTATCATTAATGATAACCATGAGTACCTGTTGGAGTTCTTGGAGGGGCTGGCTGTTCCAGAGCGCAGTGCTGTGATCCAGGACTGGGACACGGCAGGCAGAGTCTACCTGGACTACATCAGAGTCATACAGACCTTACACGCCATACAACAG ATGGACAGTGCTGGTTATAAGCTGGAACGTCTACACACCGAGGTGACATCACTCTGCAGCAGGATAGAGCTCCTCCCCTGCTCCACCGCCAAGGACCGTCTCGCCCAATCAG ATATGGCCAAGCGAGTGGCTAACATCCTGCGTGTGGTGTTGAGTCTGCAGCAGGGTGGTGAGGGTGGCGAGATCCCCTTGTCCCAGCTAGCGCCCCACATCGGCCGTCTGCCCATGCCTGAGGACTATGCCCTCGAGGAGCTCCGGAGCCTCACCCAATCATACCTGAGACAGCTCATCGTCAGCTAA
- the LOC129817239 gene encoding nuclear pore complex protein Nup98-Nup96-like isoform X3 yields MFNKSFGAPFGGGTGGFGTSSTFGQQNTGFGATTGGFGASAFGATNNTGGLFGATQNKPGGLFGSSTFSQPVTSSTSSGFGFGTASGTSTSLFGSTNTGGGGGLFSQQSNAFGAAKPASFGTFGTSTASSGGLFGATNSNPFGGASASLFGASGFTQQAAQPGTTVKFNPATGSDTMVKGGVTTSINTKHQCITAMKEYENKSLEELRLEDYQAGRKGPTNPMAAPTGGLFGAAAAATPSTGAAGLFGSSATNTGFSFGQAKTNFGTSTGGFGAATGSLFGQQQQPQQAQQAASLFKPFGQATTTPNTGFSFGNTSTMGQPQQTSTMGGLFGSTAASQAGGLFGNTAQTTPATGFGTGTGLFGQTNTAFGNVGTQQSLFGNKTAGFGATTTSASSFGTGTGLFGNKSALTLGTGTNPSNFGFGPTAAGGSLFGNKAAAGGLGTGLGAGFGAAVGTGQMSLFGTNKTLGSTLGTIGAFGPQGFSTGTSTLGFGAQQQPVALTDPNAAAAQQAVLQQQINALAYSPFGDSPLFRNPLSDPKKKEERLKPTNPAAQKALTTPTHYKLTPRPATRVRPKALTSSGSSKSQLFDGLDDDEPSLTNGAFMPRKSIKKLVLKNLNGSSLYSSPINRDTDDLASPPEYPLNGLSASVDEDDYVREVVEGGAEDDLEINKFYTKPSLQDTISELNTHRVGARGRNGLEVSSEDISLGEDSIQEEREEEVQEVPPHPAGIVLCRVGYYTIPAMDELSKMVDENGVCVVENFTVGRKGYGSVFFHGEVNVTGLNLDEIVHFRRKEVIVYPDDKNKPAEGEGLNRRAEVTLDGVWPNDKTTCTQIKSPERLSEMNYEGRLENASRKQGARFLEYRPETGSWVFEVAHFSKYGLQDSDEDEEVPLKVDPKKLKTATTLPPGLQQLSPSQQQVAPQAQSKAVLELLSRMSEVDSDMADITQDAPGESMLEEEGESGMGEEKGSRLGTVTPTEHNPVSASSQIASSLGINPHTLQIMKASLFAEDDDGDMFLEQGGMKSSLDRASPRILLPGTQGRPSIGGLLQTRFSGAGLFPQLPDVPFGGGLPGRLSMSRPSAVVPEPSRLSPWPSLGPSFLLPAPAAEATVRTVGARRLGGPVAPENSVTLGKGRLLMDAALFTGRSFRVGWGPGWTLVHCGDRLSGAGDKEQDQGDTGAGGFGFLPKHAKSKQLSDSPFKVVIEQVVGLEPRDSEESQAVYQRPLEIGLKHSTISTEGSCPFIQPQSGVAALHEYVEWITDLNQEAGAGDRVLAHWALVWTLCEALWGRLGTTEPGTSGYLQQLERRRSFSAWLSHSATQRIEEEVGLSQGGGHVEAIFSYLTGHRISDACRLAQKSGDHRLSLLLSQAVGSQYGRELLALQLGDWNRMQTDSFLQEERLRIFALLAGKPVWQSTDCVVNVCSELDWKRCVAVHLWYMLPPTASIADALAKYEAAFQGSAEGQKYACAPLPPYLDQSDRLDMEEEESKRPLYDICFHLLKLYSDRHYSLQELLDPLTVTWDRLDYRLSWHLWSVLQALHYTHLSPARQGLIHTSYAAQLESAGLWDMAIYVLLHISEDMLRERAVREMLQLHCPLLETEESAQKERFLTERLLIPEQWLHLAKATRARRETDRHREALHLYRAGHWNLCHRLVIQHLASDCIINDNHEYLLEFLEGLAVPERSAVIQDWDTAGRVYLDYIRVIQTLHAIQQMDSAGYKLERLHTEVTSLCSRIELLPCSTAKDRLAQSDMAKRVANILRVVLSLQQGGEGGEIPLSQLAPHIGRLPMPEDYALEELRSLTQSYLRQLIVS; encoded by the exons ATGTTCAACAAGTCATTTGGTGCTCCTTTCGGGGGAGGGACCGGAGGATTTGGAACTTCATCCACGTTTGGACAACAAA ACACTGGCTTTGGGGCGACGACAGGTGGCTTCGGGGCCTCAGCATTTGGGGCGACCAACAACACTGGAGGACTCTTTGGGGCGACGCAAAATAAGCCAG GTGGCCTGTTTGGTTCCAGTACGTTCAGCCAGCCCGTAACGTCGTCCACCAGTAGCGGCTTTGGGTTTGGCACGGCCAGCGGCACATCCACTAGCCTGTTCGGCAGCACCAACACGGGCGGCGGCGGAGGACTCTTCTCCCAGCAGAGCAATGCTTTCGGAGCCGCCAAACCAGCCTCCTTTGGCA CGTTTGGCACGAGCACGGCCAGCAGCGGGGGGCTGTTTGGGGCGACCAACTCCAACCCCTTTGGAGGGGCGTCTGCCTCCCTGTTCGGAGCTTCAGGGTTCACCCAGCAAGCCGCTCAGCCAGGCACCACTGTCAAGTTCAAC CCTGCAACGGGAAGTGACACCATGGTGAAAGGGGGTGTGACCACGAGCATTAACACCAAGCACCAGTGCATCACGGCCATGAAGGAGTATGAGAACAAATCACTGGAG GAGCTGAGGTTGGAGGACTACCAGGCAGGAAGGAAGGGCCCCACTAACCCCATGGCTGCACCGACGGGGGGTCTCTTTGGGGCTGCGGCCGCAGCCACCCCCAGTACGGGGGCTGCAGGGTTGTTTGGCTCCTCGGCCACCAACACAGGCTTCTCCTTCGGCCAGGCCAAAACCAACTTCGGCACCA GTACGGGTGGGTTTGGTGCAGCCACAGGCAGTCTGTTTGGCCAGCAGCAACAGCCCCAGCAGGCCCAGCAGGCAGCCAGCCTGTTCAAGCCCTTCGGTCAGGCCACAACCACACCCAACACAGGATTCTCCTTCGGCAACACCAGCACCATGGGCCAGCCCCAACAAACCAGCACCATG GGGGGTCTGTTTGGGAGCACCGCGGCGTCCCAGGCAGGGGGGTTGTTTGGAAACACAGCTCAGACCACACCAGCCACTGGCTTTGGGACAGGCACCGGGCTCTTCGGACAAACCAACACCGCCTTCGGGAACGTCGGCACACAG CAGAGCTTGTTTGGTAATAAGACGGCAGGGTTTGGAGCCACCACCACCAGCGCGTCGTCGTTTGGCACAGGCACCGGACTCTTCGGAAACAAATCCGCCCTCACCCTCGGAACAGGCACCAACCCATCTAACTTCG GTTTTGGACCCACTGCTGCTGGCGGAAGCCTCTTTGGGAACAAGGCGGCAGCAGGAGGACTGGGGACTGGACTGGGAGCTGGCTTTGGAGCAG CGGTGGGCACTGGGCAGATGTCTCTGTTTGGGACTAACAAGACACTGGGTTCCACTCTGGGAACAATAGGAGCGTTCGGACCGCAGGGATTCAGCACAGGAACCAGCACTCTGGGCTTCGGAGCACAACAACAGCCTGTCG cgcTGACAGACCCTAACGCAGCGGCGGCCCAGCAGGCAGTGCTGCAGCAGCAGATCAATGCTCTGGCCTACTCCCCCTTTGGTGACTCCCCCCTCTTCAGAAACCCCCTCTCTGACCCCAAGAAAAAGGAGGAGCGTCTAAAGCCCACCAATCCGGCGGCCCAGAAGGCGTTGACCACGCCCACTCACTACAAGCTGACGCCGCGGCCTGCAACACGTGTGCGGCCCAAAGCTCTGACGTCTTCGGGCTCCTCCAAGTCTCAGCTGTTTGACGGGCTGGATGACGACGAGCCTTCTCTCACCAATGGAGCCTTCATGCCCAG GAAGAGCATCAAGAAGCTGGTGCTGAAGAACCTGAATGGCAGCAGCCTGTACAGCAGCCCAATCAACAGAGacacagatgacctggcctctccACCGGAGTACCCCCTCAACGGACTCAG TGCCAGTGTGGACGAGGATGATTATGtgagggaggtggtggagggaggggcCGAGGATGACCTGGAGATCAACAAGTTCTACACCAAGCCCAGCCTGCAGGACACCATCTCAGAGCTCAACACCCATAGGGTGGGGGCCAGGGGCAGGAATGGCCTGGAG GTGAGCAGCGAGGACATATCGCTGGGGGAGGACTCCATACAGGAGGAGCGAGAGGAGGAGGTGCAGGAGGTTCCCCCACATCCTGCAGGTATCGTTCTGTGCCGTGTGGGATACTATACCATCCCCGCCATGGACGAGCTGTCCAAGATGGTGGACGAGAACGGCGTGTGTGTGGTGGAGAACTTCACCGTGGGCAGAAAAG GTTACGGTTCAGTGTTTTTCCATGGCGAGGTGAATGTGACTGGGCTGAACCTGGATGAGATTGTTCACTTCAGACGCAAAGAGGTCATCGTCTACCCCGACGACAAGAACAAGCCTGCTGAGGGGGAGGGGCTCAACAG GCGAGCGGAGGTGACTCTGGATGGGGTGTGGCCTAATGATAAGACCACTTGTACTCAGATAAAGAGCCCTGAGCGTCTGTCTGAGATGAACTACGAGGGCCGCCTGGAGAACGCCTCACGCAAACAGGGCGCCCGCTTCCTTGAGTACCGCCCCGAGACCGGCTCCTGGGTGTTTGAA gtGGCCCACTTCTCTAAGTACGGCCTGCAGGACTCTGACGAGGATGAGGAAGTGCCTCTCAAAGTGGACCCCAAGAAGCTGAAGACGGCCACAACACTGCCCCCGGGGCTGCAGCAGCTTTCTCCCTCCCAGCAGCAGGTGGCGCCACAGGCTCAG TCCAAGGCTGTGCTGGAGCTGCTGAGTCGCATGTCTGAGGTGGACAGTGACATGGCCGACATTACCCAGGATGCCCCAGGGGAGAGCATgttggaagaggagggggagagcggCATGGGGGAGGAGAAGGGCAGTCGGCTGGGGACTGTGACCCCCACAGAACACAACCCTGTCTCTGCATCCAGTCAGATCGCCTCCTCGCTGGGAATCAACCCTCACACTCTCCAG ATCATGAAGGCATCTCTGTTtgctgaggatgatgatggtgacaTGTTCCTGGAGCAGGGAGGAATGAAGAGCTCTCTAGACAGGGCCTCCCCTCGCATCCTCCTGCCTGGCACCCAGGGCAGGCCCTCCA tcgGTGGTCTCCTGCAGACTCGTTTCAGCGGGGCAGGTCTCTTCCCTCAGCTCCCTGATGTGCCCTTTGGAGGGGGCCTTCCCGGGAGGCTGTCCATGTCTCGGCCGTCCGCGGTGGTTCCTGAGCCCTCGCGGCTCTCCCCCTGGCCCTCGCTGGGGCCCTCATTCCTGCTGCCGGCCCCAGCGGCAGAGGCCACTGTACGGACGGTGGGGGCTCGACGCCTGGGGGGCCCTGTGGCCCCAGAGAACTCAGTCACACTGGGGAAG GGCCGTCTGCTGATGGATGCAGCTCTGTTCACGGGCCGGTCGTTCCGGGTTGGCTGGGGTCCAGGCTGGACTCTGGTCCACTGTGGAGACAGGCTGAGTGGGGCTGGGGACAAGGAGCAGGACCAGGGAGACACAGGAGCTGGAGGTTTTGGATTTCTGCCTAAACATGCCAAGAGCAAACA ACTCTCAGACAGTCCGTTCAAGGTGGTGATCGAGCAGGTGGTTGGTCTGGAGCCGCGGGACAGTGAGGAGAGCCAGGCGGTGTACCAGCGGCCCCTGGAGATCGGCCTGAAGCacagcaccatcagtacagaggGGTCCTGCCCCTTCATCCAGCCCCAGAGTGGGGTGGCCGCCTTGCACGAGTACGTGGAGtggatcactgacctcaaccAGGAGGCTGGTGCCGGAGACA gggTCCTTGCTCACTGGGCTCTGGTGTGGACTCTGTGTGAGGCCTTGTGGGGTCGGCTGGGTACGACAGAACCTGGTACCAGCGGCTACCTGCAgcagctggagaggaggaggagcttcTCAGCCTGGCTGTCCCACAGCGCAACGCAGAGGATCGAGGAAGAGGTGGGCCTGAGCCAGGGGGGAGGACATGTGGAGGCCATCTTCAGCTACCTCACTGGACACCGCATCAGTGACGCCTGCAGGCTGGCTCAGAAGAGTG GGGACCACCGCCTCTCCCTGCTGCTGTCCCAGGCGGTGGGCTCTCAGTATGGCCGGGAGCTGCTGGCGCTGCAGCTTGGAGACTGGAACAGAATGCAAACGGACTCATTCCTGCAGGAGGAGAGGCTACGCATCTTCGCCCTGCTCGCCGGGAAACCT GTGTGGCAGTCTACAGACTGTGTGGTGAACGTGTGTTCAGAGCTGGACTGGAAGCGTTGTGTGgcggtccacctgtggtacatgcTGCCTCCCACCGCCTCCATCGCTGATGCCCTGGCCAAGTACGAAGCCGCCTTCCAGGGCTCTGCAGAGGGTCAGAAGTACGCCTGCGCCCCCCTGCCACCCTACCTTGACCAATCAGACCGGCTGGACATGGAGGAAGAAGAGTCTAAACGGCCACTCTACGACATCTGTTTCCACCTGCTCAAACTATACAGCGACAG ACACTACAGCCTGCAGGAGTTGTTGGACCCGCTGACGGTGACGTGGGACCGTCTGGACTACCGTCTGAGCTGGCACCTGTGGTCGGTCCTGCAGGCGCTGCACTACACACACCTGAGCCCCGCCCGACAGGGCCTCATACACACCAGCTACGCTGCCCAGCTGGAGAGCGCTGGCCTCTGGGACATGGCAATCTATGTACTGCTGCACATATCTGAGGACAT GCTCCGTGAGCGTGCGGTGAGGGAGATGCTCCAACTCCACTGCCCTCTGCTGGAGACGGAGGAGTCTGCCCAGAAAGAGCGCTTCCTCACAGAAAGACTACTGATCCCAGAACAGTGGCTCCACCTGGCCAAAGCTACTAGAgccagaagagagacagacagacacagagaggccCTGCACCTGTACAGAGCAGGCCACTGGAACCTCTGCCATAGGCTGGTCATACAACACCTAGCCTCAG ACTGTATCATTAATGATAACCATGAGTACCTGTTGGAGTTCTTGGAGGGGCTGGCTGTTCCAGAGCGCAGTGCTGTGATCCAGGACTGGGACACGGCAGGCAGAGTCTACCTGGACTACATCAGAGTCATACAGACCTTACACGCCATACAACAG ATGGACAGTGCTGGTTATAAGCTGGAACGTCTACACACCGAGGTGACATCACTCTGCAGCAGGATAGAGCTCCTCCCCTGCTCCACCGCCAAGGACCGTCTCGCCCAATCAG ATATGGCCAAGCGAGTGGCTAACATCCTGCGTGTGGTGTTGAGTCTGCAGCAGGGTGGTGAGGGTGGCGAGATCCCCTTGTCCCAGCTAGCGCCCCACATCGGCCGTCTGCCCATGCCTGAGGACTATGCCCTCGAGGAGCTCCGGAGCCTCACCCAATCATACCTGAGACAGCTCATCGTCAGCTAA